In the Candidatus Electrothrix rattekaaiensis genome, one interval contains:
- the asnB gene encoding asparagine synthase (glutamine-hydrolyzing): MCGISGFNWNDEALIRAMTDSIEHRGPDQQGHFCSDEMSLGFRRLSIIDLSENGRQPMFNEDKSIVLVFNGEIYNFQELRKELKEKGHVFHSKSDSEVILHGYEEWGTEVIQRLRGMFAFGLYDMPRKRLLLVRDRIGIKPLYYTYTNGRLLFASEIKAILEDPQVERRINYQAMYDYLGFEFVPAPQTMFADIHKLPAGHMLVFENGNIHQEQYWDLKFHPGENKLSFNEAVEKMREHLDHAVQSHLVSDVPLGVFLSGGLDSSCLVALMRKHLNSSFKTFTIGYEDKSFSELDYAQIVADHCQTDHQVLVLDTLKPEYVEKTLWHLDEPMTDLSTVPLYLLCKQAREHVTVCLSGEGADESFAGYDRFKASRMSRWFNLMPGPLRKQVIGRLTSMLPDQPQKKGAINMLKRFVEGANLDPAGQHLRWQYFFNSVLENNLLQNGFRSKVALDPFRQLREYNARCDAGKDQVNREIYLDMRFMMTDSVLMKVDRMSMASSLEIRVPLLDHVLVEFMASLPGDWKLKGMTTKYIFRAALEGLLPDKIVNRGKQGYSLPVKHLLRGDLKKYMIELLNDATVIRENMDTCYVNQLIEEHCSMQQNHNHVLWALINIAIWHNRFFG; encoded by the coding sequence ATGTGCGGTATAAGCGGGTTTAACTGGAATGATGAGGCCCTGATTCGGGCCATGACCGATAGCATTGAGCATCGAGGCCCGGATCAGCAGGGGCATTTTTGCTCTGATGAAATGTCGTTGGGCTTTCGGCGGCTGTCTATTATTGATCTCAGCGAAAACGGGCGGCAGCCCATGTTCAATGAGGACAAGTCCATCGTCTTGGTCTTTAACGGCGAGATCTATAATTTTCAGGAGCTGCGCAAGGAGCTGAAGGAGAAGGGCCATGTCTTTCACAGCAAATCCGACTCCGAGGTTATCCTTCATGGCTATGAGGAATGGGGAACCGAGGTCATACAGCGGCTGCGCGGCATGTTCGCCTTCGGGTTGTATGATATGCCCCGTAAGCGGCTGCTCCTGGTCCGGGACCGCATCGGTATCAAGCCGCTCTATTACACCTATACGAATGGTCGTCTCCTTTTTGCGTCGGAAATAAAGGCCATCCTCGAAGATCCGCAGGTGGAACGGCGGATCAACTATCAGGCCATGTACGATTATCTCGGCTTTGAGTTCGTGCCTGCGCCCCAGACCATGTTTGCCGATATCCACAAGCTACCTGCCGGGCACATGCTGGTTTTTGAAAACGGCAATATCCATCAAGAGCAGTACTGGGATCTCAAATTCCATCCGGGTGAAAATAAACTCTCTTTTAATGAGGCAGTAGAAAAGATGCGGGAGCATCTGGATCATGCCGTACAGAGTCATCTGGTCAGCGATGTGCCATTAGGGGTCTTTCTCTCCGGCGGGCTGGATTCTAGTTGTCTGGTCGCCCTGATGCGCAAGCACCTGAACAGCTCGTTCAAGACCTTTACCATCGGTTACGAGGATAAATCCTTTAGTGAGTTGGATTACGCCCAGATCGTGGCTGATCATTGCCAGACCGATCATCAGGTCTTGGTGCTGGATACCCTCAAGCCGGAGTACGTGGAAAAGACGCTTTGGCATCTGGATGAACCTATGACCGACCTCTCCACCGTGCCCCTGTACCTGCTCTGCAAACAGGCGCGGGAGCATGTCACGGTCTGTCTGTCCGGTGAAGGTGCGGATGAGAGCTTTGCAGGTTATGACCGCTTCAAGGCTAGCCGTATGAGCAGGTGGTTCAATCTGATGCCCGGCCCGCTACGCAAACAGGTGATCGGTCGCCTGACCTCCATGCTGCCGGATCAGCCCCAGAAAAAAGGGGCGATCAATATGCTCAAACGCTTTGTTGAGGGTGCGAATCTGGACCCGGCAGGACAGCATCTGCGCTGGCAGTATTTCTTTAATAGCGTACTGGAAAACAATCTCCTGCAAAACGGTTTCCGCAGCAAGGTTGCGCTGGACCCGTTCCGTCAGCTGCGGGAGTATAATGCCCGTTGTGATGCTGGCAAGGATCAGGTGAATCGGGAGATCTATCTGGATATGCGCTTTATGATGACGGACTCCGTGCTCATGAAGGTGGATCGGATGTCGATGGCCAGTTCTCTGGAGATCCGCGTGCCGCTGCTGGACCATGTGCTGGTGGAATTCATGGCCTCTTTGCCCGGCGATTGGAAGCTCAAGGGCATGACCACCAAGTACATTTTCCGGGCCGCCTTAGAAGGTCTGCTGCCGGATAAAATTGTCAACCGGGGGAAGCAGGGTTATAGCCTGCCGGTCAAGCATCTCCTGCGGGGTGATTTGAAAAAGTACATGATTGAGCTGCTCAACGATGCAACCGTGATTCGGGAAAATATGGATACGTGCTATGTTAATCAGTTGATTGAAGAGCATTGCAGTATGCAGCAGAACCACAATCATGTACTCTGGGCCTTAATTAATATTGCTATCTGGCATAATCGCTTTTTTGGGTAG
- a CDS encoding ATP-binding protein: MSERIQIKGFLVIQQADLELKKINMLIGTQASGKSIIAKLCYFFRKISDHFLTGIRSQQTKRELDKHILEDFERRFPRYAWEGSTFSIHYEIDDLFLTIKGVKNSKGKTTVSLAYTGVLLKLFNSKKRLYKQQTDPRQSLNDARIMYNEVIESLIESEHVRFFSYSVFIPASRSFFANLQKNIFTFMSSNIDIDPFLKDFGSLYESTKKLSKHTSFRNGRSRRSSLTALLDPSISAVINGKYEYEDEQDWIVSRENRVNMVHASSGQQEALPMLLVLSVWPLIHLNKEGMIFIEEPEAHLFPTAQSRIIAMLSHLYQELNVGFFLTSHSPYVLSALNNHILAGEAQAAGKLTSEEYTKMNGSGVPIRFEDVAAYTISKGTAESLADAEYRMIGGDMLDDVSEHFGKVANTLLELIA; encoded by the coding sequence ATGAGTGAACGAATCCAAATAAAAGGTTTTCTTGTTATCCAGCAAGCTGATCTTGAATTGAAAAAAATTAATATGTTGATCGGTACTCAGGCAAGCGGAAAAAGTATCATTGCCAAGCTGTGCTATTTTTTCAGGAAGATTTCTGACCATTTTCTTACCGGGATCCGTTCACAGCAGACGAAACGCGAGTTAGATAAACATATTCTCGAAGATTTTGAACGACGGTTTCCAAGGTATGCCTGGGAAGGCAGTACTTTTTCTATCCACTACGAAATAGACGATCTTTTTCTCACAATCAAAGGCGTAAAGAATTCAAAGGGCAAGACAACCGTATCATTGGCTTATACTGGAGTACTGTTGAAATTATTCAATAGTAAGAAACGATTATATAAACAACAAACAGATCCGAGACAGTCGTTGAATGACGCACGGATTATGTATAATGAGGTAATTGAGTCATTAATAGAGAGTGAGCATGTTCGTTTTTTTTCATACTCTGTGTTTATTCCTGCTTCCAGATCATTTTTTGCGAATCTCCAGAAAAATATATTCACCTTTATGTCATCGAATATTGATATTGATCCATTTTTAAAAGATTTTGGCAGCCTCTATGAAAGTACAAAAAAATTGAGTAAACATACTTCATTCAGAAATGGAAGAAGTAGGAGAAGTTCGCTGACAGCTCTTTTGGATCCATCAATATCCGCTGTTATTAATGGGAAGTATGAATATGAAGATGAGCAGGACTGGATTGTGAGCCGAGAGAACAGGGTGAACATGGTGCATGCCTCTTCAGGCCAGCAGGAAGCTCTACCAATGCTCCTCGTTCTATCTGTATGGCCTCTTATCCATCTAAATAAAGAGGGTATGATCTTTATAGAAGAGCCCGAGGCACATCTTTTCCCCACAGCCCAGAGTCGTATCATTGCAATGCTCTCCCATCTCTATCAAGAGCTCAACGTCGGCTTTTTCCTCACTTCCCATAGTCCTTATGTGCTCTCAGCCCTGAACAACCATATCCTTGCTGGAGAAGCCCAGGCAGCAGGAAAATTAACCTCTGAAGAATACACGAAAATGAACGGGTCAGGAGTGCCGATCCGTTTTGAGGATGTTGCAGCCTATACCATCTCTAAAGGCACGGCTGAATCGTTGGCTGATGCCGAGTACAGGATGATTGGAGGGGATATGCTCGATGATGTTTCTGAGCATTTTGGCAAGGTAGCCAATACATTACTTGAGCTGATCGCCTGA
- a CDS encoding ATP-binding protein, translated as MLKKHQKTEKKRTALLLKRILPFAILLLIGAFFYGDLVEKNKKNQIVNQDSFYIGQGVGTLSYNLKKITRDLLYLAGQSSLIDQITHPDQENLQQLAQNFTNFSRIKGYYDQIRWIDETGMERVRVDYAPEGPKTVPSDLLQSKHERYYLTETLKLSPGAIFISPLDLNIEHGQVEYPFKPTIRIATPLADHAGEQRGILIINYAAKNMLDNFLATTFKIRNRVSVLNKEGFWLVSPKAAEEWGFMFNLKNMTLENRFPKAWQEIEREEKGTLSNDDGLWIWSTVHPLDGIQTGTPGGLQLVHHTPDKWKVVSHISRQELSAITLAIRLQIISVTLLLFLAICYASYKLARIEQKLREANSALEQEVGERTALLNEKLADLQKINSDLESTQSRSAAIINALSRVGEGLIIIDSNLKVSYMNQVMINWFGDMTGKDCSFLTDNKQSPWDCVYVKNAIEQEKSVCFLPSSGAERILEITSTKFKGSNSDPAILQVVHDITDQKKKEMLLQENQEKYRRLVENIGDKFVVFSHDPDTEIWTYASDSVCSVFGCKEEEYNKSDIAWSKVIDWLPDSLEQRRFHLSRIKEGKADFIQHDMQFRHPDGKLRTIRVSSHPVHNEDGKLLTINGILEDITEYEYITEKLAEAQQRAEAANEAKSEFLANMSHEIRTPMNAILGMSSLALETDLNAEQKNYIEKVYSSAESLLGIINDILDFSKIEAGKLEIETVSFLLEKVFENFNNIIGLKALEKGLDLDIDIPPEIPKRLKGDPLRLGQILINLGNNAVKFTSRGEVKISVERLREQDEIVLLEFCVTDTGIGMTPQQQSKLFKSFSQADSSTTRKFGGTGLGLSISKKLVEMMGGTIWFESAIDRGSRFYFTLPFVACPAERGEKDTQEKNKVKDSQDDFLHLKGTKVLLVEDNELNQELAKLLLARKGILVTVANNGAEALKTLETSSFDCVLMDIQMPVMDGYTACRAIRKLPQYKELPVIALTANVLSTDQEKSKEAGMNEHIGKPFNEKEMFTVISRYVSTRNKQE; from the coding sequence ATGTTAAAAAAACACCAAAAAACAGAAAAAAAGCGAACTGCCCTACTTCTAAAACGTATACTCCCATTCGCCATCCTCTTGCTTATAGGGGCATTTTTTTACGGCGACCTTGTAGAAAAAAACAAGAAAAACCAGATCGTTAACCAGGACAGCTTTTATATAGGACAAGGGGTGGGCACACTCTCCTATAACCTAAAAAAAATTACTAGGGATCTTCTTTATCTTGCTGGCCAAAGCAGCCTGATTGACCAGATAACGCATCCTGATCAGGAAAATTTGCAACAGCTTGCTCAAAATTTCACTAATTTTTCGAGAATAAAGGGGTATTACGACCAAATTCGCTGGATCGACGAAACCGGAATGGAACGTGTTCGCGTCGATTACGCGCCTGAAGGACCAAAGACCGTGCCATCAGATCTCTTGCAGAGTAAACACGAGCGTTATTACCTCACTGAAACTTTGAAGTTGTCTCCAGGAGCAATTTTCATTTCACCGCTTGATCTCAATATTGAACACGGACAAGTTGAATATCCCTTTAAACCGACAATTCGTATAGCCACTCCGCTTGCTGATCACGCAGGCGAACAACGCGGTATCCTGATTATTAACTATGCTGCGAAAAATATGCTGGACAATTTTCTCGCCACCACCTTCAAAATCAGAAACCGTGTGTCTGTTCTGAATAAAGAGGGCTTTTGGCTGGTCAGTCCGAAGGCTGCCGAGGAATGGGGTTTCATGTTTAATTTGAAAAACATGACATTAGAAAATCGTTTCCCAAAAGCTTGGCAAGAGATTGAACGCGAAGAAAAAGGTACCTTGTCGAATGATGACGGCTTATGGATATGGAGCACAGTACATCCCTTGGACGGCATCCAGACAGGAACCCCCGGAGGGCTGCAACTCGTACACCACACACCGGATAAGTGGAAAGTGGTCTCCCATATCAGCAGGCAGGAGCTTTCTGCTATCACCCTCGCTATCCGTCTACAAATTATTTCTGTTACCCTTCTTCTGTTTCTGGCCATCTGCTATGCCTCTTACAAACTGGCCCGCATTGAACAAAAATTACGGGAGGCCAATTCGGCTCTTGAACAGGAGGTCGGCGAGCGCACCGCTCTGCTCAATGAAAAACTCGCTGATCTGCAAAAGATCAACAGCGATCTCGAAAGTACACAGTCCCGATCCGCAGCCATTATCAACGCCCTTTCCCGGGTAGGTGAAGGTCTGATCATCATTGATTCGAATCTAAAAGTTAGCTACATGAACCAGGTAATGATTAACTGGTTCGGCGATATGACGGGCAAGGATTGCAGTTTTCTGACAGATAACAAACAAAGCCCCTGGGACTGCGTATATGTTAAGAACGCTATCGAACAGGAGAAATCTGTCTGCTTTCTCCCTTCCTCCGGTGCTGAACGAATCCTTGAAATCACTTCGACAAAATTCAAAGGAAGTAACAGCGATCCTGCTATTCTCCAAGTAGTACATGATATTACTGATCAGAAAAAAAAGGAAATGCTCTTGCAGGAAAACCAGGAGAAATATCGCAGGCTCGTCGAAAATATCGGCGACAAATTCGTTGTGTTCAGCCATGATCCTGATACGGAAATATGGACCTATGCCAGCGACAGCGTCTGTTCGGTTTTTGGTTGCAAGGAGGAAGAATACAATAAAAGTGACATTGCCTGGAGCAAAGTGATCGACTGGCTCCCCGACTCCCTGGAACAACGTCGTTTCCATCTCTCAAGGATCAAAGAGGGCAAGGCTGATTTTATCCAGCACGATATGCAGTTCCGCCATCCAGACGGTAAATTACGCACGATCCGGGTCTCTTCCCATCCCGTTCATAACGAAGATGGCAAGCTGTTGACCATCAACGGTATCTTGGAAGATATTACCGAATACGAATACATTACAGAAAAACTGGCCGAAGCTCAACAACGAGCCGAAGCCGCCAACGAGGCGAAGTCAGAATTTCTTGCCAATATGAGCCATGAGATTCGTACTCCGATGAACGCCATTCTCGGCATGTCCAGTCTGGCTTTGGAGACAGACCTTAATGCAGAGCAGAAAAACTATATAGAAAAGGTCTATAGCTCAGCAGAATCCCTTCTCGGCATCATCAATGATATCCTTGATTTCTCTAAAATTGAGGCTGGAAAACTCGAAATCGAGACAGTGTCCTTCCTTCTGGAGAAAGTCTTTGAAAATTTCAACAATATCATAGGATTAAAAGCCTTAGAAAAAGGGCTCGACCTGGATATTGATATCCCGCCGGAAATACCTAAGCGATTAAAAGGTGATCCGCTACGACTGGGGCAAATACTGATCAACCTTGGTAATAATGCCGTAAAATTTACCAGCAGAGGGGAGGTCAAAATAAGCGTTGAACGACTACGCGAGCAAGACGAAATCGTCCTACTTGAGTTCTGCGTGACAGATACCGGCATCGGTATGACCCCCCAACAACAAAGCAAGCTGTTTAAGTCCTTTAGTCAGGCAGATTCATCCACGACCCGAAAATTCGGGGGAACCGGCCTTGGTCTTTCCATCAGTAAAAAGCTGGTGGAAATGATGGGTGGCACAATCTGGTTTGAAAGTGCTATTGATCGAGGCTCCCGTTTTTATTTCACTCTCCCCTTTGTCGCCTGCCCCGCAGAGCGGGGGGAGAAGGATACGCAGGAAAAAAACAAGGTAAAGGATTCCCAAGACGACTTTCTCCATCTGAAAGGAACCAAGGTCCTCCTTGTAGAAGATAATGAACTGAATCAGGAACTCGCTAAACTCCTTCTGGCACGCAAAGGTATTCTGGTCACAGTGGCGAACAACGGAGCTGAGGCCCTG